The sequence below is a genomic window from Lelliottia sp. JS-SCA-14.
TCGGGCAGCGCATCCAGGCATTTCGGGTTAAGTGCCAGCGCAGAGCGGGCGTTGGAACCCTGCGGATCGATAAACACTTTGTTGGGAAAATTCGACAGTTCGATGTAGCGCGTTGTGATGCTGCGCTGCTGGCAAAAGAGCGTGGCGGGCAGTTCAGCCAGGCCATTTCCTGAGCACAGGATCATTTTCCTCAGGCCGTTCAGCTCTGGTTTGTTCATCAGCTGGAGCAGGATATACAGATAAATGTTCCAACAGCGTTGATACTCCAGCTTCTGAATCAAAAATTCGCGTGATCCACGGATATCGCTATCAATGCGGCTAAAAAGCGAGGGCTTCTGTTGCTGAAAAGCGTCCGGTGTGGGGAGATTCATTTCCCCGGCGATGCGGCACAGAGTGATGTCGCTGAGATTTTCGCTGAGCCACTCCGAGATCGGCTCCCAGGGGGAAATCGCGACAATCGCTTGCTGCTCGTCGGCGGGCAGGGCGTTGATCACGCGGGAATAAAATTGCGCGTTCTCGATGGTTTCCATGTAAAAGCCAATCATCTCACACCTGCCGATAAAGCCAGTTCTCCGGCTCGCCCACGTTAAACAGGTTTTGCAGAACGTCCTGCTGCATCGCCAGCACCATGCCATTGCTGTCGTTCAGGGTTTTGCATTCGGCGGCGATCTGCTCCAGCGAATCCCAGAGCGTGTTGAGCTGTGACTGATTGGCGGCGGGCAGGCGGGTGAAGAGCGTACGCAGGCCGTGCGCGCCGGCGGGGATCCCGAGCTGGGTCAGGAGCTGATAGCGCTGTCGGCTGTTTTCCAGAAGCTGCTCATACACTGTGAAAATGCTGGCGTTCAGCGCCTCCAGTTCCTGCGCGTTGCGCGCGATCAGCAGCTGACGCTGATCCTTCAGCAGGGATTTCAGCTGGCCGTAACGGTTACGGTCATCAACCATCCCCTGGATCAGCGTTTTGACGCTCTGTGCGGCGTTACTCATGTTTACCTCTGATAGTATTGCTCTATCGCGCTGGTCAGGGCATCGAGATCGACGCTGATTTTCCCGCTGGCGATAGCCTCTTTCATGCTGGCGACGCGCGCCATATCGACTTCTGGCATCGTAGCCAGCTGCGTCTGCGCATCTCCGAGAACCGGGTCAATGGCAGTGGTGCGTGCGACTTTCATCTCCTCAGCACCTGCGGTGCGAGTCTGTGCTGTCGCACTGGACTGATTGATCGCGCTCGTCATGGCGTACTGTGGGGATGTCACTTTCATCGCTTACTCCATCTTCTTGTTTGTGCAGGTTGCGTCAGCTATCTGGCGGGCGGAAAAAACCTTTCCGATCTCCTTACCCCTGTAAAGCGACGCGCTGAGGGCGAAACTTAAACCCGGCGTAAAGTTTTTTAATTTTTCGCGCTGAGGTTTGTTCGGACCACGCCCATGTCGCTGACGATGGCGGTCACTTCCCGCTCGCTGCTCTCATTTTTCACTTTGATCATCTCGCCTTTGCGCCCTTTTTTGGTGGCGATCCCCATGGTGCGGGCCTCGACGCCGTCCTGATCGGCAATCATCAGCACCCGCTGACCGCGCTCGACCATCACCGGCGAATCCAGCTGACTCATGCTCAACGGCTGAAGTTCACGCACGCGGCGCTTGAGCGTCAGGCCCACCACGTCGTCGGGATGGGTAATGTATCCGCTGCGCAAGTTGCTGATATTGAACTTCTTCAGGGTGATATCGGAGGGACCGAGCACATGCCCGCGCTCAAGGGTGTTTTTGGCCATCAGCACGGAAAGATAGATATCCGGTTTGACCGTCACCGCCACTTCCCAGCCGTTCGCGCTGTCACAGCGCACGTCAAAGCGCAGCCTGCGCAGATCGAGGCGCTCGCCCGAGGGCATGCTGACCGTCAGCGGCGCGCCACACGGGGCGTATTGCGAGATCTCAGAAGGAATAAACAGATTGAGCTTCGCCTGGTAATCCTCCCAGCGATTGCGCTGCGCTTCCTGGCGAATGGTGTCGGAAGCCGCCTGCTGGACGCGGGTATGCACCTGCTTACGGGCGCTGGCAGGCGTCGGGGGCGCGGCGGCGGAAGTCGCGGCAAAGCACAGTAATGCTGCGGCCAGGGTGAGGCGGAAAAAGCCCTTCCCGTTATGCGGTGCAGATGGTGATAAAACGCTATGAATCATGATGTTATAAACCTGGCACGATAGTTGCTTTAAAGATTGCAGCAACACGGACTATCGGCACTGTCCACCATCACGAAGGAGTGAGTTGTGAGTATTAGTTTTGATAAGGCATTGGGCGTTCATCCGCAAGCTGTAGCACTTCGACTTTCCAGGGCGGAACTGCTTTCAGCAAACCTGGCTAACGTCGATACACCCAATTTCCAGGCTAAAGATATTGATTTTGCCGCGGAGATGCAACGTTCGCAGCGGGATTTCTTTCCAGGCTCGGCGGCGCAGAAGATGTATCGCGTGCCCTATCAGCCCTCCTCGGACGGCAACACCGTCGCGCTGGATGTGGAACAAACAGAGTTTGCTAAAAATGTTCAGGACTACCAGATGAGCCTGGCGTTTTTAAACATGAAATTCACTGGCCTGAAGAAGGCCATTGAAGGCAAGTAATTGAATCAGGTAACGATTAATGGCTTTTACCGATATCTACCGAGTCTCAGGCTCGGCCATGACGGCACAAACCGTCCGCCTGAACACCGTCGCCAGTAACCTCGCCAACGCCGACACCGCGGCGACGGCAGAAGCGGGCGTCTACAAAGCGCGTCGTCCGGTCTTCGCGGCGGTGTACCAGAACGACGAGCTGCTGAACAACAACGGCTTGTCCGGCGCCCGCGTGCAGGTGATGGACGTGGTGGAATCCGGCAATGCGGTGCAGCGGTATGAACCGCATCACCCGATGGCGAACCCGGACGGTTACGTCTGGTATCCCGACATCAACGTGGTGGAAGAGATGGCGGACATGATGTCCGCGTCGCGCAACTTCGAAACCAACGTCGATGTTCTTAACAATGTAAAAAGCATGCAGCAGAGCCTGCTGCGTCTGGGCGAGGCGTAATAGATGAGCGTGAATGGCGTTTCCACTCAATCCGGTACCACCACTTACGACAGCGGTGTATCCGCCAATGACAATAGCGCGGCGGGGATGAACAACCTGTTTATGCAGCTGCTGGTGGCACAAATCCAGAACCAGGATCCGTTGAATCCGACCGACGGCACCGAATACGTCGGCCAGCTCGCGCAGCTGACCCAGGTGCAGTCGATGGAGACCATGTCGAAATTAATGGCCAACAACGCGGTGCTGATGGACAACCTGCAAACCCTGTCGACGGGCAACCTGGTGGGCCAGAAGGTGATGGTTCAGACCGACACCATCAACACCGACGGCAGCACCAACATTGAAGGCCGTCTGACGCTGGATCATGCCGCCAACACCGTCACGGTGATCGTCAAAGACGAAAGCGGCACCGAGACCAAAATCGAGCTGGGCAAACAGGAAGCCGGTTCCGTGGACTTCACTATCGACCCGCAGGAACTGGGGCTGAAAGAGGGCAAGTACACCATGACCGTGATGACCGACAACGAACCGGCCAAAGTGCCGATCGAAGTCGGCGGCGTGGTGAGCAACGTGCGCATCCCGCTCGACGGCACCGCGACCGTGCTCAACATCACCGGCATCGGCGAAGTGGCGTACAACAACATCACCCAGTTTGGTCAATCCAGCGATAAAACCCCTAAGGGATTAACGAGTTAATCAGGAATTACTATGAGCTTTGATATTGCAGTTTCTGGCCTGAATGCCATCAACCAACAGCTTGGGGCGATCTCCAACAACATCGCCAACTCCGGCACCGTGGGCTTTAAATCCGGCCGCGCTGAGTTTGCTTCTTTATATGCCGAAGGCCAGCCGCTGGGCGTGGGCGTCACCGGCGTGGCGCAGAGTATCTCCAAAAGCGGAACCATTTTTGCCTCTGCCAACAGCCTGGATCTGGCGATCAACGGCGACGGCTTCTTTATGATGCGCGACAGCACCGGCACCACCGCCTACACCCGCGCGGGCTATATGCAAACCGACAACAACGGCAACCTGATCAACAACCTGGGCATGTACCTGCAGGGTTATCCGGTCGATGCTAACGGTGTGGTACAGACCGGCACCATCGGCAATCTGACCATCAGCAGCGGCTCGATTCCGGCGAAAGCGACCAGCACTCTCGACTTTACCGCCAACCTGAACGCCAACGAAAAGCTGCCGGAAAACGCCACCTTTGATCCGAAGGACGAAAAATCCTACAACCATACCTACGCCACGCAGGTGTTCGACTCCCTGGGCCGCGAACACACCATGAAGCAGTACTTCGTGAAAACCTCGGACAACGAGTGGGAAGTGCACTACTACATGGACGATCAGGATCTCGGCACCACCGAGAAAATGACCTTCACCGAGCAGGGCGTGTTGCAGGCGCCGACCGGGCCGGTGACCGTTAATGCAGATATTCCTGGCGCGGAAGGCATCGAACTGACCCTGAGCTACAGCGGCACCACCCAGTTCGGCTCTGATTTCTCGGTCAGCAAAAACAGCGGTAACGGCTACGCCTCGGGCGAACGTACCGGGCAGATGATCGACAAAGACGGCAGCGTCTACGCCACCTTCTCCAACGGCGAGCGCCTGTTGCAGGGCCAGCTGGTGCTGGCGAGCTTCTCCAACCCGAACGGCCTCTCGTCCCAGGATGGCACCACCTGGTCGCAAACCGCCAGTTCCGGCACGCCGCTGACGGGCGCACCGGGCACCGGCCTGCTGGGGGCGATCAGCTCCAACACTCTGGAAGGCTCTAACGTCGATCTCACCGCCGAACTGGTCGGGCTGATGACCGCCCAGCGTAACTACCAGGCCAACACCAAAGTGATCAGCACCAACGACAGCATGATGAATTCGCTGTTCCAGGCCCTGTAATGGACCACTTAATTTATACCGCCGTGAGCGGGGCGTCCCGCAGCCTCGCCCAGCAGCAGATCCACGCGAATAACCTGGCGAACGTCAACACCCAGGGTTTTCGTCACGATCTTGACAGCGCGATGTCGCAGCAGATTCAGGGGGAGGGTTATGCCTCCCGTTTTCTGGTGCAACAGCAGCAGGGCGGCGTCGATCTGACGCCGGGCGCGACGCGTGAAACCGGGCGCGATCTTGACGTCGCTGTTAAAGGTAGCGGCCTGATTGCGCTGGTCAGCGGCAACCGCGAGGTCTACACCCGCAACGGCCAGATGGAAGTCGGCCCGGAAGGCGATCTGACCATCGACGGCCTGCCGGTCTCCGGCGACAACGGCCCGATCGTGCTCCCGCCGTTCTCGTCCGTCAGCATCGCCGACGACGGGGTGATCACTATCGTGGCGGACGACGGTGATATTGCCGCGCCGATGGACGTCGACCGCATCAAGCTGGTGGATATCGCCGCTGACCAGTTGAGCAAAAACAGCGCCGGTTTCCTGGTGACCAACGCCAACGTCAATCCGCGTACCGAAGAGGTGGAAGTGGTTTCCGGCCACCTGGAAACCTCGAACGTCTCGGCGATTAACGAGATGGTCTCCAGCATCGCGCTCAACCGTCAGTTCGAAGCGCAAATCAAAATGATGAAGGCGGCAGAAGATCTGGCGACAGCGGGCAATCGCCTGCTGCGTAACGCCTGATTTTTTTCCGCTTAGCGAAAAGGAAAACCCATGAATCCCGCTTTATGGATCAGTAAAACCGGTCTTGCCGCGCAAGACGCGAAGATGAGCGCCATCTCCAACAACCTGGCGAACGTCAACACCACCGGGTTTAAGCGCGATCGCGTGATGTTCGCCGATCTGTTCTATCAGAATCAGCGCACGCCGGGCGGTCAGCTTGACCAGAACAACACCTCGCCGACGGGTATTCAGTTCGGTACTGGCGTCAAAATCGTCGGCACCCAGAAAGAGTTCACCACCGGCAACATCCAGAACACCGGACAGACGCTGGACGTCGCCATCACCGGCCAGGGCTTTTTCCAGGTCGAAACCAGCGACGGCGATATCGCCTACACCCGCGCCGGTAACTTCCAGAAAAACCCGGACGGCCTGCTGACCAACGCTCAGGGCCTGCCGCTGGTGCCGCAGATTGAACTGCCGGACAACGTCAAAGATCTGCAGATCGGCAAAGACGGCACCGTCACCGCGACGGTCGCGGGCGAAGCTGACCCGGTGGAACTGGGACAGATCACCCTGGTGAACTTCGTCAATCCGGCCGGACTGGAAGCCCTCGGCGGCAACCTGTATCGCGAAACCGCCGCCAGCGGTGAAGCGGTGGAAGGCGTGGCGGGCGAAGAGGCATTCGGGCAGCTCGAACAGGGCTCGCTGGAAGGCTCCAACGTTCAGGTCGTGGAAGAGATGGTGGATATGATCACCGTTCAGCGCGCCTACGAGATGAACGCCAAAATGGTCTCGGCGGCGGATGACATGCTCAAATTTGTCACGCAGTCGATGTAACGCGTGAAGTGAAAAAGAAATGAAAAAGCAGTTAGTTATTGGATTTGTTGCGCTGCTGCTGGCCGGGTGTGAAAGCCCGGCGCTGTTAGTGCAAAAAGATGATGCGGCCTACGCGCCGCCAGAAGATTTCTCCATGCCGACCACCAAAGTGCAGGGCGGCGGGCTGTATAACGGCAACTACAACTGGTCCCTGACGCAGGACCGCCGCGCCTATCGCGTGGGCGACATCCTGACGGTGAAACTGGACGAATCCACCCAGGCCAGCAAACAGGCGCGGACCAACTTCGGCAAGAAAAATGACGTCTCGATTGGCGTGCCGGAAGCCTTTGGTCACTCCGTGGATAAGCTCTCCGGCTCCATTGACGGCAGCCGCAATTTCAACGGCAACGCCACCTCCCAGCAGCAAAACAGCCTGCGCGGGGCCATCACCGTGGCGGTCTACAAAGTGCTGCCTAACGGCGTGCTCGCGGTGCGCGGTGAAAAATGGCTGACCCTCAATCAGGGCGATGAATACATGCGCGTCACCGGACTGGTGCGTGCGGAAGACGTGGAGCGCGATAACTCGGTCTCCTCCCAGCGGATCGCCAACGCGCGCATCTCCTACGCCGGACGCGGGGCGCTCAGCGACTCCAACTCCGCAGGCTGGCTGACGCGCTTCTTCAACCATCCGCTATTCCCAATTTAATGGAGTCTGCGATGCGTAAAGCAATGCTATTTCTGATGCTGCTCTGGACGACGGCGGCCAGCGCAGAGCGCCTGGGGAATGTGGTCGATATTCAGGGCGTGCGCGGCAACCAGCTGGTGGGTTACAGCCTGGTGGTCGGCCTCGACGGCACCGGCGATAAAAACCAGGTGAAATTCACTAGCCAGTCGGTGACTAACATGCTGCGCCAGTTTGGCGTCCAGCTGCCGACCAAAATCGATCCGAAAGTGAAAAACGTCGCCGCCGTGGCGATCAGCGCCACGCTTCCGCCGGGCTATGCGCGCGGGCAGAGTATCGACATCACCGTTTCGTCGATTGGCGATGCCAAAAGCCTGCGCGGCGGCACCTTGCTCCTGACGCAGCTGCGCGGGGCCGACGGCGAAGTCTACGCCCTGGCGCAGGGCAACGTGGTGGTCGGCGGCGTGAAAGCCGAAGGCAACAGCGGATCGAGCGTGACCATCAACACCCCAACCGTGGGCCGCGTGCCAAATGGCGGATCCGTCGAGCGCGAAGTGCCATCTGATTTCCAGCAGAACAACCAGGTGATCCTCAACCTCAAACGCCCAAGTTTTAAAACCGCCAACAGCGTGGCCGTGGCCCTGAACAGTGCGTTTGGCTCCGGCACGGCGACCGCGCAGAGCGCCACCAACGTGACGGTCAACGCGCCGCTGTCGGCGGGCGAGCGCGTGGCCTTTATGTCGATGCTGGAAGACGTGCAAATTAATGCGGGCAAACAGCCGCCGCGCGTGGTGTTCAACGCCCGCACCGGCACCGTGGTGATCGGCGACGGCGTGGTGGTGCGCGCTGCGGCGGTGTCTCACGGCAACCTGACCGTGACCATTCGTGAATCCTCGAACGTCAGCCAGCCGGGCGCGTTCAGCCAGGGCCAGACGGTGGTCACGCCGCAAAGCGACGTCGATGTTAATCGCGGCAGCGGTCAGATGGTAACCATCGCGGCGGGCACCAGCCTGCGCAGCATTGTGAACACCATCAACAGCCTCGGCGCGTCGCCAGACGACACCATGGCGATCCTGCAGGCCCTGCACGAAGCGGGCGCGCTCGATGCTGAACTGGTTGTGATTTAAGGAGAGACCATGCTACAGGCGATCAAACCCCAGACCAGCGTTCTGCCCGGCGATTTTACCGGCCAGGTCAAACCGCAGAATCTCGAGCAGGCTGCGGAGCAGTTCGAAGGCATTTTTCTGCGCTCGATGCTCCAGCAAATGCGTAAAGCCTCCGAAGCGCTGGTGGACAACAATCCGTTCGACAGCAAACAGCAGCGCATGATGCGCGATTTTTACGACGACAAGCTGGCATCCCAGCTGGCGTCCCAGCGCAGCACCGGCATCGCCCAGATGATCATCACCCAGCTCGGCCCGCAGGAAAGCGCGCCGCTTAAGAATTCGCAGGGAATGGTCGCTTTACAGGAACATCCGAAGACATTAACGCCCCCCGTCGTTCCGGTAATACGCCGCGGGCAGGAGTAATCCATGAACATGATCAACATTGCCTTTAGCGGCCTGCAGGCAGCGCAGTTTGGGATGAGCGTGACCTCCATGAACATCTCCAACGTGCTGACGCCGGGCTACAGCCGTCAGGGCATTATCCAGAGCTCCGTCACCACCCTGGGGCCGGGCGGCATGTCCGCCGGGGCGGGCGTGCAGGTGGACAGCATCCGCCGCATTTCCGATCAGTACCTGACGGGCCAGGTGTGGCAGAGCAACAGCAAAGCCAACTACTACGGGATCAACAACCAGTATCTCAGCTCGCTGGAGAAGGTGATTGGCACCGACTCCACCAGTCTGGGTAACGGTCTGGATGATTTCTTCTCGGCCTTGAGCGCGTTAACCGCCGGGCCGGAAAGCGAAGCCAACCGCCAGCAGCTGCTGAACCAGGCGCAATCTCTGGCGACCCGTTTCAACAACATGAACGACTTCATCGACAGCCAGAAAACCTCGGTCAGTAATCAGCGCAACACCATGGTCGATCAGATGAACACCCTGACCGCCGGGATCGCCGACTACAACAAGAAAATCATGGAGATGGATTCGACGGGCGGGAACAGCAACGTCCTGCGCGATCAGCGTGACGAGCTGGTGAAACAGCTCAGCACCTATAGCGACGTGAAAGTCACGGAAGACAGCAACGGCAGCTACTCCGTGTCGATGAAAAACGGTCAGCCGCTGGTGAGCGGCAAGGTGGCCGGGCAGCTCAGCGCTACCACCGACGCCAAAGGTAACTCCGTCTTAAACCTGAAGTTTTCCGGCAGCGATTTCTCGCTCAACCCGTCGACCGGCGGCCAGCTCGGCGCGCTGTACGACTACGAAACCGGCGATCTGGCGGATATGCAGGCCTCCGTGCAGGGGATGGCGGAGACCGTCGCCACGCTGTTTAACGATCAGCTGGCGCAGGGCTTCGATAAGAACGGCAATCCGGGCAAACCGCTGTTTACCTTCGATCTGACCAATCCGGCGGGCATGTTGCAGGTCAACGATCTCAAACCTGACGAACTGGCGCTCTCCGGAAATAAGGACGAGCAGGGTAACGGCGACAACCTGCAGGCATTGATCGACCTGAAAAACAAAAAGGTCGATATCGGCGGGATGGGCAACATGAGCCTGAACGAAGGGGCGGCGGCGATCATCTCCAACATCGGTATCGCCAGCAAACAGTCGAAGAGTGAGCTTGAGGCAGCCCAGGCGGTGTTTGACCAGGCGCAGCTGCAGCGCAATAACCTCAGCGCGGTCAACCAGGACGAAGAGGCGATTAACCTGCAGGTTTACATGCAGGCGTATCAGTCCAACGTCAAAGTGATTGCCACCGGCAACCAGATTTTTACCGACCTGTTAGGCCTGTTCTAAGGGTTGTGAAGGAACGAAATTATGCGAATCAGTAGTCTTTATAATTCCGACGCCATGATGGCGCAGCTTGGCGTCAACGGCACCCGTATGAGCAAGCTGATGGAGCAGATGGCGACCCAGAAGCGAATCAACGTCCCGTCGGACGACCCGGTGGCCGCGACCCGTCTGGTGCAGCTCAACCGCGAGCAGTCGGCTATTCAGCAGTATCAGAGCAACATCTCGCGTCTTAGCGGATCGCTGTCCAGCCAGGAAGCGCACGTTACCGCGATGAGCAACCAGCTCCTGTCGCTCAATGACAAACTGCTGGCGGCGGCGAACGGCGACACACACAGCAGCGAAGATATGGTGGGTTTTGGCAACGAGCTGTCGTCGATGCTCGACTCGCTGGTGGCGTCGATCAACGCCCAGAACGAAAACGGTAGCTATCTCTTCTCCGGCACCAAAACGGACGCCAAACCGGTGGTCTGGGATGAGGCGCAGGGGAAATACATTTACCAGGGCAACAACGGCACGCGGGAAACCACGGTCGCCAACGGGGTGAACGTCACCGAAAACACCAACGTCGTGCAGGCGTTTGGTAACGGCACCGATCTGGAGATGCTGAACAAGCTGAAAGCCCTGAGTGAGAAAATGCAGGACCCGAGCATTCCGGTCAGCGACTATCAGGATGAGATGAACGAGATGCTATCCCTTTCGTCTGATACCCGCGACAAAGTGGCGGCGCAGCTGACCGATCTGGGTGGACGCCAGAACCGACTGACCATGCTCGGCGATGCCCATACGGACGTCAGCACCGCCAACGATCAGGTGGTGCGCGACCTGTCGGATACCGACTGGGCGACGACCAGCATCAACCTTCAGCTGTACACCAACTCGGTACAGGTCACTAACAAAGCGTACAGCATGATCAGTCAGCTCTCGCTCTTCAGCATGTTGTAATGGTTATGCAGGTAGGATTAAAAACCACCACCGCCTCCAGCACCGCGTCCGCCGTCCGGACGTCGCCGGGGGCACCGGCGCAAATTACCCGCACCGAGCGCGTGGCGAACACCCCGCGCGCGACGGCGCCATTCCCCGAGGCGGCGCTGCTTTCGCGCCGTCCGATGCGCTATAACGTCCAGCTTAATCAGCAGCTGACGGCGGTTCAGCAGGCGGACAATTATCTGTCAGAAGCCGAGACCCAACTGCTGGTGCTGCGTCATCAGAAAGGTTCAGCCCCGTCGGGCCTGAACACGCTGCTGCATCAGCGCGGACAGCTGTCGGGTGGGACGATCGATCGCAACTTCAACATCACGCTCCAGCAAAAAAGCCAGGTGAACTTCACCCTGCCGGGCGTTGAAAAACTGCTGGAACAGCCGCAGGGCGAGACGCTGGTGTTCCAGCTCGGCGGCGGCCAGCGCGAACTGACAGCCGTGGCGCTGCCTGCAAACTCCTCACCGCGTCAGGTGCTGGCGCATCTCAATGTGGGACTGGGCCGCTTAGGCATTAACGCGACGCTGGCCCCCGAGGGGAAGGTCGCTTTCCAGGTCGACGAAGCCCGCTGGTCGCGCGTCAGCCAGCATCTCAGCGTGCGCGGCGAAGGACAACATTTCCCGGCGGATGCGTTCACCCTGTTGGCTCCGCAGGCGGAAACCAGCCGCGAAGATGAGATTGGTTTGTTAGTCAGTCGCTGGGAGCGTGGCGACGGGAAGAAGTTGCAGCAGACGCTGGACCAGATTACTCGCGAGCGCAGCAAATTACATTTTCATCAGGACCGCGTCGCGACGCGCATTCAGGATATGTCGACGGTTTACACGCCGGGCGAAGCGCTCGAAACGGCGCGCGCGCTGGGAGATGCACTAGCCGGGAGCGGCAAGCAGTTTGGATTGCTGACGCAAGCGCTGGCAGCGCAGGGGAATGTTCATCAGGTGACGGTGAAGAATTTGTTGGGGTGAGGGTTTTCGATAATTTATAGAGCAGGTTGTGGCCTGCTCTTCATTTGCGGTGATTCTGAGTGACAGATCAAAGATCCTAACCATAAGGGCTGAGATCACTACAATACTCAGTGTTAACGTCAGTATTCAGTTTGCTAGAAAAGCCCACTTTTCTTACAGATCTTATCCTGCCAGTTTTTTAAATTTTCATGTGTCGTTAAATCACTAATAATAATATCCCCGGCGCTTTTTATATACTCTGGGTCTTTAACATAAATCTCATACTCATGATTCTGCTCAGGAATAAAAGAAACCCGTTTCTCATAAGTACGATTATTCCCATAATAATCTGCCTCGTTCATACTGCTCATGACCATGAGGCGTTGCCCCGGTTTTATTGCGTATTCCTTTACCTTTTCATTACCAAAGCTACTCGGAGTGTGCATATTTATTTTTTTGGCAGAACCAGCACTGTAATCAGCTGTACTCAACAATGACAGGTGAAAGGCTGATGTCAGTTTTCTGCTTTCAAACTCTTTATAGCAATCACCATCCAACTCATAAAAAACAAGGCTGAGTTTGCCTTTATCCAGGACTCTTATTTTTGCTGCATCGCTCCCTGTATAATCTTCCACTGAGCGCTTCATATCAAGTTGACAACCAGATAATAAAATTACCGAAAATAACGTCAGGTACATATTTACAAACTTCATACATCAACCCTTAAAACTAAGCATATTAATTTGATGGGAATATAAAAATTGCACTTGTCTTCTTGATAGTTTAGATGTACTTCGAATTATACTATTGCGTGATTAAAATTTGTTTCATGATTTTGTTTACTTCATCAAAAGCAAACTTTACGGTTATAATTTAAAGAGAGCGGAAATGAGTCCGCTCTCTTTGGGTTTATGATCAGAATCGATAACCGACACCAATATTAAAACCATTAACTGCATGGTCGTTCGCACCATCATCCAGTTTTGAACCTTCATAACCCACGTCAATGACAAAATTATCCAGCGGGCTGATCTGAACACCGGCTCCATAAACCAGGGATGTGGAATCATGGCTTCCACCATCGACATTACCCATATCAACTAAACCACGAGTGCCTTCGTAATTCTTCCAGTTATAGTTGTAATCAACTTTATTATAGCTGGCACCGAGTAGGGCATAGACGCTAACGATCTCGTTAAAACGCCAGGCCGGGCCTGCAGCCAGCGAGTAATATTTTACGTTCGCATGCAGATCAATTTTATCGCGATCAACGTAATAAGAACTGCTCTCGGAACCTGTCATAAAAGTAAATGAAGTGATAATGCTTAGCGGAGAATCCCACTCATAACGGTATTTCAGGTTCATGCCATTGATGTTTTTGAAACCTTCAACATGAGCCTGTGCATATCCTGCAGTAATAGAACTCTCTGCCTGTACCGCAGCAGAAACGCCCAACGCAGACAGAAAAACGGCGGTTAATACAGAGTATTTCATTGACATACATCATCCTTAATATGAGATAAAAATTTGGTGGGTTCGTCAGTTAATACAGTGGCACCGCCGCACCCAATCCAGTACAACACAAGGCTAATTAAAAATGCAATTATAGTATGCTGTTTTTACCTTAAGCAACCTATCCTTCGACAAGGCTAATAACATTATTCATTGCTGCTAATATCACGGATAACAGGTAGTAGTACAGATCTCATTACAAAACTCTGTTGGCATTACCGATACTTATTTATATGTTTAAAACTTTGGGTAGGGTTGTTCTGCGTTAAGCTTTCCTCCTAAATCTTTCTACAATGCAATGTTACATGACGTTGTATTGTTTTCTGAATGCCCCTCGCATTTTATGAAATCTACACACTTGTCATATACTGTGTTTTTATTCAGTACGATATAATGAACGTACAAAAAAACACGTAAATCAACAATGGTGGAATAACTAAACATATAA
It includes:
- the flgB gene encoding flagellar basal body rod protein FlgB (with FlgF and C makes up the proximal portion of the flagellar basal body rod; Yersinia has 2 copies of flgB and other flagellar genes): MSISFDKALGVHPQAVALRLSRAELLSANLANVDTPNFQAKDIDFAAEMQRSQRDFFPGSAAQKMYRVPYQPSSDGNTVALDVEQTEFAKNVQDYQMSLAFLNMKFTGLKKAIEGK
- the flgC gene encoding flagellar basal body rod protein FlgC, whose amino-acid sequence is MAFTDIYRVSGSAMTAQTVRLNTVASNLANADTAATAEAGVYKARRPVFAAVYQNDELLNNNGLSGARVQVMDVVESGNAVQRYEPHHPMANPDGYVWYPDINVVEEMADMMSASRNFETNVDVLNNVKSMQQSLLRLGEA
- the flgA gene encoding flagellar basal body P-ring formation chaperone FlgA, with translation MIHSVLSPSAPHNGKGFFRLTLAAALLCFAATSAAAPPTPASARKQVHTRVQQAASDTIRQEAQRNRWEDYQAKLNLFIPSEISQYAPCGAPLTVSMPSGERLDLRRLRFDVRCDSANGWEVAVTVKPDIYLSVLMAKNTLERGHVLGPSDITLKKFNISNLRSGYITHPDDVVGLTLKRRVRELQPLSMSQLDSPVMVERGQRVLMIADQDGVEARTMGIATKKGRKGEMIKVKNESSEREVTAIVSDMGVVRTNLSAKN
- a CDS encoding flagella synthesis protein FlgN — encoded protein: MSNAAQSVKTLIQGMVDDRNRYGQLKSLLKDQRQLLIARNAQELEALNASIFTVYEQLLENSRQRYQLLTQLGIPAGAHGLRTLFTRLPAANQSQLNTLWDSLEQIAAECKTLNDSNGMVLAMQQDVLQNLFNVGEPENWLYRQV
- the flgE gene encoding flagellar hook protein FlgE, translating into MSFDIAVSGLNAINQQLGAISNNIANSGTVGFKSGRAEFASLYAEGQPLGVGVTGVAQSISKSGTIFASANSLDLAINGDGFFMMRDSTGTTAYTRAGYMQTDNNGNLINNLGMYLQGYPVDANGVVQTGTIGNLTISSGSIPAKATSTLDFTANLNANEKLPENATFDPKDEKSYNHTYATQVFDSLGREHTMKQYFVKTSDNEWEVHYYMDDQDLGTTEKMTFTEQGVLQAPTGPVTVNADIPGAEGIELTLSYSGTTQFGSDFSVSKNSGNGYASGERTGQMIDKDGSVYATFSNGERLLQGQLVLASFSNPNGLSSQDGTTWSQTASSGTPLTGAPGTGLLGAISSNTLEGSNVDLTAELVGLMTAQRNYQANTKVISTNDSMMNSLFQAL
- the flgM gene encoding flagellar biosynthesis anti-sigma factor FlgM produces the protein MKVTSPQYAMTSAINQSSATAQTRTAGAEEMKVARTTAIDPVLGDAQTQLATMPEVDMARVASMKEAIASGKISVDLDALTSAIEQYYQR
- the flgD gene encoding flagellar hook assembly protein FlgD, producing MSVNGVSTQSGTTTYDSGVSANDNSAAGMNNLFMQLLVAQIQNQDPLNPTDGTEYVGQLAQLTQVQSMETMSKLMANNAVLMDNLQTLSTGNLVGQKVMVQTDTINTDGSTNIEGRLTLDHAANTVTVIVKDESGTETKIELGKQEAGSVDFTIDPQELGLKEGKYTMTVMTDNEPAKVPIEVGGVVSNVRIPLDGTATVLNITGIGEVAYNNITQFGQSSDKTPKGLTS